The following DNA comes from Occultella kanbiaonis.
CTACGCAGGGTCCGATGAGGTTCGCCTTATTTAGGTAAGGGTAACCTGCATTCTTGCGTACCGTTCGGGTGCGTGCCCCTCTGACGAAAGGACGCACACCCGTGTCCCTCGGTACCCTCGCGCCCCGGCGCGCCCGCGCCGTGCTGGCGACGATCGCCGGCGCAGCCCTACTCCTGAGCGCCTGTTCCTCCGGTGACGACTCCGACCCGGACAGCACCACCTCCCCGAACGGCGAGCAGGCCGACGTCGCCGTCGAGGGTGACTGGCCGCGCACCGTCGAGCACGACGCCGGCGAGACGGAGATCCCCGAGGCGCCGATCACGATCGTGTCCACCTCGATCACCATCACCGGGACCCTCCTGGCCATGGACGTCCCGGTCGCCGCCAGCGCGGCCACCGGCGTGGGGCCGCTCACGGACGAGAACGGGTTCTTCGCGCAGTGGGCGGACGTCGCCGTCGAGCGCGGCGTCGAGGTCCTCTACCCGAACCTGGAACTGGATCTGGAGGCGGTCGACGCGCTCGCCCCGGACCTGATCATCGGCTCGGTCACGGGTGCGGACTCGACGGTGGACGCCTACGACCAGCTCAGCGAGATCGCTCCGACGATCCTGCTCGACTACGGCTCGAACACCTGGCAGCAGCTGGCCGTCACCCTCGGTGAGGCGACCGGCCTCGAACAGAACGCGACCGACGTCGTCGAGGAGTTCGACGCCTTCCTGACC
Coding sequences within:
- the fepB gene encoding Fe2+-enterobactin ABC transporter substrate-binding protein, which translates into the protein MSLGTLAPRRARAVLATIAGAALLLSACSSGDDSDPDSTTSPNGEQADVAVEGDWPRTVEHDAGETEIPEAPITIVSTSITITGTLLAMDVPVAASAATGVGPLTDENGFFAQWADVAVERGVEVLYPNLELDLEAVDALAPDLIIGSVTGADSTVDAYDQLSEIAPTILLDYGSNTWQQLAVTLGEATGLEQNATDVVEEFDAFLTESAAAITLPDQPVTTVAYNGADGGGIFSDTSSQAAIMTGLGFEYAAGPEDLADEVRTDVTFYTAENLPSALAEPQTVFIISGGDEDTDAFLADSLLANTPAVVAGNVLPLGPTSFRIDFYSGTQAVEAIIAAFGA